In Zalophus californianus isolate mZalCal1 chromosome 4, mZalCal1.pri.v2, whole genome shotgun sequence, the following proteins share a genomic window:
- the PLA2G5 gene encoding phospholipase A2 group V: MNGLLILAWFLVCSVPAVPGGLLDLKSMIEKVTGKNALTNYGFYGCYCGLGGRGTPKDGTDWCCLVHDHCYAQLEEKGCHIWTQSYKYRFARGLVTCELGPPCQAQLCACDQKLVYCLKRNLRSYNPHYQYFPNFCC; encoded by the exons GTGTTCCTGCTGTGCCCGGGGGCTTGCTGGACCTCAAGTCCATGATTGAGAAGGTGACTGGGAAGAACGCCTTGACAAACTACGGCTTCTATGGCTGCTACTGTGGCTTGGGCGGTCGGGGGACCCCCAAGGACGGCACGGATTG GTGCTGTTTGGTGCATGATCACTGCTATGCGCAGCTGGAGGAGAAAGGCTGCCACATCTGGACACAGTCATACAAATACAGATTTGCACGGGGACTGGTCACCTGTG AGCTCGGGCCCCCCTGCCAAGCACAGCTCTGCGCCTGTGACCAGAAGCTCGTCTACTGCCTGAAGAGGAACCTAAGGAGCTACAACCCTCACTACCAATACTTTCCCAACTTCTGCTGCTGA